The following coding sequences are from one Archocentrus centrarchus isolate MPI-CPG fArcCen1 chromosome 4, fArcCen1, whole genome shotgun sequence window:
- the tut4 gene encoding terminal uridylyltransferase 4 — MDESISPVKSVRQSQPRGAKALSIEKSSKETPVQRDGPKSAGRSKENSSTAKDEHNLSSQVSRGPGKTSADTPQDKRRGRSSRLSRLTGRTGSGERGKGRVGISQQHLVPQASGSRGSLSADSSPSANKESSSSVVPGTPENRLTEQAKSSAGAPAKEKSHVVKAATLMHQSVQEGSEVRPTVEEGPLTEQQLGLRQAEERLYRDYIHRLLKQSPEYPNYQYLCKLCSVHIENIQGAHKHIKEKRHKKNIMEKQEENELRALPPPTAAQLRAVNATVLETARQQGISDEDFEIRKAVVNRMEEIIQRHLSACSLRLYGSCLTRFAFKTSDINIDVTYPSSMTQPEVLIQVLEILKNSSEFSEVESDFHAKVPVVFCRDASSGLMCKVSAGNDVACLTTNHLAALAKLEPRLIPLVLAFRYWARLCHIDCQAEGGIPSYSFALMVIFFLQQRKEPILPVYLGPWIEGFDIKRVDEYHLTGIALDMYVQWEHKPPTSTEGRGENRGGTKGEGRSKLEQPSDTPNSEGLIRLTLDVGKDVSLGQLWLELLRFYTLEFALEEYIISIRLKDLLSREVKNWPRRRLAIEDPFALKRNVARSLNSQMVFEYIQERFRTAYKYFACPQKRGTRGQQTRRKARGQDAKLEDAVKKEPSSVNKDENNRKGETSQSDQRGHQGSKDDEEPDSDDEDGSDPSRQRNENTLDACLMDMVLSEGTKPSFSNGLLDSDKEEEEDNGVSEDDDGPVASDDLHYVFDKMIFTCGKPPTVVCSICKRDGHLKDECPEDFKKIELKPLPPMNERFREILDGLCRLCYYELSPTHVEQQKREQILASLERFIRKEYNEKAQLCLFGSSKNGFGFRDSDLDICMTLEGHETAEKLNCKEIIEGLAKVLKKHAGLRNILPITTAKVPIVKFEHKQSGLEGDISLYNTLAQHNTRMLATYAALDPRVQFLGYTMKVFAKRCDIGDASRGSLSSYAYILMVLYFLQQRQPPVIPVLQEIFDGNTVPQRMVDGWNAFFFDDLEDLRRRHSAHHQNTESVGELWLGLLRFYTEEFDFKEHVISIRQRKRLTTFEKQWTSKCIAIEDPFDLNHNLGAGVSRKMTNFIMKAFINGRKLFGTPFYPVPGTEVDYFFDSKVLTDGELAPNDRCCRICGKIGHYMKDCPKRRRMKKKENEKDEDIKEEEPKDRRCFQCGDMGHVRRDCPEYRHLKQRTAGAPASHMVRTLVSSQSIAIPQTAADCPGRTRQPSECSDSRQTPPYSPQPTAVPPSSAHSANSPQPSHSKTNSAGPQKQPAHPQVPLSLLSFPASHPGQYHPSALTALGLLSTHQHQSHQSQGQPNHPVHLPSTSWPIHGPVLTSSSPTAPSPPGMKFTLRSATGNGSPTGSVANPNPMNLNDPSIIFAQPAGRQLGISGPGLEGHWHNHLTQPGSLMGNGTVVKSESGHPASFVGVSQGSRIWEHNKTPQYTLSPSWPYRMPQNFIQQGNGGYQPGKPFMAQGSVIHPNPNFPLVPHVRHPVNLNFIQQKK; from the exons ATGGATGAGTCCATAAGTCCAGTAAAGTCTGTCAGACAATCTCAGCCCAGAGGAGCTAAAGCTTTGTCCATTGAGAAGTCAAGTAAAGAGACTCCTGTGCAGAGAGACGGTCCTAAGTCTGCAGGGCGCAGCAAAGAAAACAGTTCCACTGCCAAGGATGAACATAATCTAAGCAGCCAGGTAAGTCGTGGGCCAGGCAAGACTTCTGCAGATACCCCCCAGGACAAGAGAAGAGGTCGGTCATCCAGATTGAGTAGGCTGACTGGAAGAACAGGTTCTGGGGAGAGAGGCAAAGGAAGAGTGGGAATCTCACAGCAGCACCTGGTGCCTCAGGCTTCTGGGTCAAGGGGGTCTCTTTCTGCAGACAGCAGCCCCTCGGCAAACAAAGAGAGCAGCTCTTCTGTAGTGCCTGGTACCCCTGAGAACAGGCTTACAGAGCAGGCCAAGAGCTCTGCTGGAGCCCCAGCAAAAGAAAAATCCCATG tGGTGAAAGCTGCAACACTGATGCATCAGTCTGTGCAAGAGGGCTCAGAGGTGAGGCCCACTGTGGAGGAAGGACCCCTTACAGAGCAACAGCTGGGCCTCCGACAGGCAGAGGAGCGTCTCTACAGAGACTACATCCACCGACTGTTGAAA CAGTCACCTGAGTACCCAAACTACCAGTACTTATGCAAGCTCTGCTCTGTGCACATTGAGAACATTCAAGGAGCTCACAAACACATCAAGGAGAAGAGACACAAAAAGAACATAATG GAGAAACAAGAGGAGAATGAGTTGCGTGCCCTGCCACCTCCCACTGCTGCTCAGCTGAGGGCTGTCAATGCCACTGTCTTAGAAACTGCAAGGCAGCAAGGGATCTCAGATGAAGACTTTGAGATTCGAAAGGCAGTGGTAAACAGGATGGAGGAGATCATACAGAGGCACCTCTCAG ctTGTTCTCTCCGTCTCTATGGTTCATGTCTTACCCGTTTTGCCTTCAAGACAAGTGATATCAACATTGATGTCACCTATCCTTCCTCA ATGACACAACCCGAAGTCCTAATTCAGGTGCTGGAAATCCTCAAAAACAGCT CTGAATTTTCTGAGGTTGAGTCAGACTTTCATGCCAAAGTACCTGTTGTGTTCTGTCGTGATGCTAGCAG CGGCCTGATGTGTAAAGTGAGTGCAGGTAATGATGTTGCTTGTCTTACGACCAATCACTTGGCAGCCCTGGCAAAACTGGAGCCAAGACTGATTCCATTGGTGTTGGCCTTCCGCTACTGGGCGAGG TTGTGTCACATTGACTGCCAGGCTGAAGGTGGCATCCCTTCATACTCCTTTGCCCTCATGGTCATCTTCTTTCTGCAGCAGAGAAAAGAGCCTATCCTCCCTGTCTATCTGGGCCCCTGG ATTGAAGGCTTTGACATCAAACGTGTGGATGAATATCATTTGACTGGAATTGCACTAGATATGTATGTCCAGTGGGAGCACAAACCCCCGACCTCTACAGAGGGACGAGGAGAGAACAGAGGTGGCACCAAGGGAGAAGGCAGGTCCAAACTAGAGCAGCCCAGTGATACTCCTAACTCGGAGGGCTTG ATCCGTCTAACCTTGGACGTGGGTAAAGATGTGTCATTGGGCCAGTTATGGTTGGAGCTTTTACGTTTCTACACACTGGAATTTGCACTTGAAGAATATATCATCAGCATCCGTTTAAAGGACCTCCTCTCTAGGGAAGTAAAGAACTGGCCTCGTCGCCGGCTTGCTATCGAAG atcccTTTGCCTTGAAGAGGAATGTCGCTCGAAGCTTGAACAGCCAGATGGTCTTTGAGTACATCCAGGAGCGCTTTCGTACAGCTTACAAATACTTTGCTTGCCCTCAGAAAAGGGGCACCCGAGGACAGCAAACAAGGAGGAAGGCAAGGGGGCAGGATGCAAAATTGGAAGATGCTGTGAAGAAAGAGCCTTCATCTGTGAACAAGGATGAGAACAACAGGAAAGGAGAAACAAGTCAGAGTGATCAAAGAGGGCACCAGGGATCAAAGGATGATGAAGAGCCTGAcagtgatgatgaagatggttcAGATCCATCCAGACAAAGGAATGAAAACACTTTAGATGCATGCCTCATGGATATGGTTCTCAGTGAGGGAACCAAACCTTCCTTCTCCAATGGCCTGCTGGACAGTgacaaggaggaagaggaggataaCGGCGTTTCAGAGGATGACGACGGGCCTGTTGCATCAGATGATCTGCACTATGTATTTGACAAGATGATTTTCACGTGTGGCAAG CCTCCAACTGTTGTTTGCAGCATTTGCAAGCGAGACGGTCACCTGAAGGACGAGTGTCCTGAAGACTTTAAGAAGATTGAGCTGAAGCCTCTGCCTCCTATGAACGAGCGCTTCAGAGAGATCCTTGATGGCCTCTGCAGATTGTGTTACT ATGAATTGTCACCTACACATGTTGAACAGCAGAAGAGGGAGCAGATCCTTGCTAGCTTGGAGAGGTTTATAAGGAAGGAATACAATG AAAAAGCTCAGCTTTGCTTGTTTGGATCTTCCAAAAATGGTTTTGGCTTTCGTGACAGTGACCTTGACATCTGCATGACTTTGGAAGGTCATGAGACTGCAGAG AAGCTGAACTGCAAAGAAATCATTGAAGGCCTTGCAAAAGTGCTCAAGAAGCATGCAG GTTTGAGGAACATCTTGCCTATCACCACAGCTAAAGTGCCTATTGTGAAGTTTGAACACAAACAAAGTGGTTTGGAGGGGGATATCAGCCTTTATAACACACTG GCTCAACACAACACCAGAATGCTAGCTACATATGCAGCTCTGGATCCACGTGTGCAGTTCCTGGGATACACAATGAAGGTCTTTGCAAAG CGCTGCGACATTGGTGATGCTTCCAGAGGGAGCCTCTCATCTTATGCTTACATCCTGATGGTGCTTTACTTCCTGCAGCAGAGGCAGCCACCTGTCATTCCTGTTCTGCAGGAG ATCTTTGATGGGAATACTGTTCCCCAGCGGATGGTAGATGGCTGGAATGCTTTTTTCTTTGATGACCTTGAGGATCTg CGGCGGCGTCACTCAGCGCATCATCAGAACACAGAGTCTGTGGGAGAGCTTTGGCTGGGACTTCTACGCTTTTACACTGAAGAATTTGACTTCAAAGAGCATGTGATCAGCATTCGCCAAAGGAAACGCCTCACCACGTTTGAAAAACAGTGGACCAGCAAATGCATCGCTATTGAAG ATCCCTTTGATTTGAATCATAACCTTGGCGCTGGAGTTTCTCGTAAAA TGACAAACTTCATCATGAAGGCTTTTATAAATGGGAGAAAGTTGTTTGGAACTCCCTTTTATCCCGTCCCCGGTACTGAAGTG GACTACTTTTTTGATTCAAAGGTGCTGACAGATGGTGAGCTGGCACCTAATGACCGGTGCTGCAGGATCTGTGGAAAGATTGGACATTACATGAAGGACTGTCCAAAGAGACGCAG aatgaagaagaaggaaaacgaGAAGGATGAGGACATCAAAGAGGAGGAGCCAAAGGATAGGCGATGTTTCCAGTGCGGGGACATGGGCCATGTACGGAGAGACTGCCCCGAGTATCGTCACCTCAAACAAAGAACTGCCGGAGCACCAG CTTCTCACATGGTACGAACTCTTGTGAGCTCTCAGTCCATTGCTATTCCCCAGACAGCTGCAGACTGTCCTGGAAGGACCAGACAGCCCTCAGAATGT TCTGATAGTCGGCAGACTCCACCCTACTCCCCACAGCCCACTGCTGTCCCCCCAAGTTCCGCCCACTCCGCCAATTCTCCTCAGCCCTCCCACAGTAAGACCAATTCTGCTGGTCCCCAGAAGCAGCCTGCACATCCCCAGGTCCCGCTGTCTCTCCTTAGCTTTCCTGCCTCCCACCCAGGTCAATATCATCCGAGTGCACTCACTGCACTGGGGCTTCTGTCCACCCACCAGCACCAGTCACACCAGTCCCAGGGGCAGCCTAATCACCCAGTCCACCTCCCCTCCACCTCCTGGCCCATCCACGGACCAGTCCTTACTTCGTCCTCTCCCACTGCCCCCTCCCCGCCTGGCATGAAATTCACTCTGCGTTCAGCGACCGGGAATGGGAGTCCCACAGGCTCAGTGGCCAACCCCAACCCCATGAACCTGAATGACCCCAGCATAATCTTCGCACAGCCGGCGGGGAGACAGCTGGGCATCAGCGGGCCAGGACTGGAAGGACACTGGCACAACCACTTGACACAGCCTGGGTCACTCATGGGCAATGGCACTGTAGTCAAGTCAG AGTCTGGCCACCCGGCTTCGTTTGTAGGTGTGAGCCAAGGCTCTCGGATATGGGAGCACAATAAAACGCCCCAGTACACTCTGTCTCCATCCTGGCCCTACAGGATGCCCCAGAACTTCATCCAGCAGGGCAACGGAGGCTACCAGCCTGGTAAACCCTTCATGGCCCAAG GTTCTGTGATACATCCGAATCCCAACTTTCCTCTGGTCCCTCATGTCCGGCATCCAGTAAATCTGAATTTTATCCAACAGAAGAAGTAA